The Coffea arabica cultivar ET-39 chromosome 6e, Coffea Arabica ET-39 HiFi, whole genome shotgun sequence genome contains the following window.
ttcctcacgagcgtccgacagagtttccttcttgatgttcttcatcctttcggacgtccgatagcttcctttcggacgtcccacatgagtgccctgtttttgcttcttcttttgtgtcacaagaatctgttctaacaaattgctcacataaaaacattagcccaaatctacattttagtttgttaatcatcaaaaccaaggattgatcgaccaaggtcaacaactTGTAAATGGTTATTAAGATATTTATCACTCTTGGTAAAAGAAAGAATATCCTATGTGATTTTTTTCAAACTATAACTCAGGCGTCCTTGGTCAAGGCTAATGAGAAATTAGAAAAGAATTTATAATTTCATAGAGTTTATTTTGTAGATCAAGCACATAAGACTAAGTCTAGGTATTTGATAGTTATTCCAAACTCTAATAGACTAATAGGGATATTGTATGATGGAGGGATTGAATTGTAGAGTAACTAATAACTGAAAGATTCACAAATAATTGATACTATTTAATTGGTTGTCACAATGTACTATTGGGTGTCACTTTTGACAAATGataattaagaaataattaGTTATGTTGTTAATTGATTATTCCAATTAGAAAAATTCTAGTTTAATCATAACCAAATTAGTTTGAACCTAAGGATTCATGCACAAATGGGGTTAATGTGTAGTTTGAAGAATAAGGAGGacttaatttttattaatcatttTTTCCTATTTAGAATTAGAAATAACTCTATTATAAATAGAGGTTCTAAGGCATCCAGCACTACCTTAATTCTCTCTAGCACCCTTTTTTGTCCTAATTCTCTCTAAAGAGTCAGAACACAGGTTAGGAGATCTTCAAGTTCCATGATTACCACATGTGTATATGCCGTAGAGGTCAAACGCATATGCGACTTTTGTGAtccttttgaatattttgaaaaaaaaaattaaaataagatGTTCAAGAAGGATATATAATCATTTAATAGATGTTAAAATAGGAAATAATACAAGATATAGGGCAAAAAATATTTGCGCTTGTGGTTGAAAAGAGTGAAGGGTTGCAAGTCCTGTTCTTGTACTTAATTAATGGCACATTGTATATCTTACTCCTCTTCTATTGCATGTACTTTTATATTTGTAAAATCTCCTTACAGTGTATAATATTTATTTCTCCACTCTTAAAATTTTCGAATTCTACAGCAAAGGTTGAAACATAGTTTGGCATTACTTGAACAAGTCCATTTTAAAACAAAGATGCTACATACAAACTCATTATTCCTCTAATCAACATGAAGGATATCCAACTAGTGAATAAAAGTGGACTCATGATGCTAAAGTTGTAAATTCACAACCATCATGCACACAAGCTAAGACATCTCTGTAATCCCTAGAGATGGTGAAGGAGTCGTAGACCTCTCCATCTCTGCTCTTCTTGTACTCAAAAAGTAGTGAGGAGCGATTGAAAGCCGTCAGTTTCACAAATCCCCAGTCATAATCTTTGTAAAGACTCCAAAAAGTATTGGTTGGAGTGAATTGGGACAAGTGACTTCCTCCTCCTCCCACGATTACATGTATAGTTCCATTCACCACCCCGGAGTAATGTGATTTTCCATCTTTAACGCATTGGTTCTAAAGCATACAGAAATTAAATATCAGAGAAGAATCAGAGTAGGACTTCACAGTGCAGTTAAAGCATAGTGGCTAAGCTTAGATTTTGAGCTTCTTCTATTTCAGATTTTAGCTACCTTAGATCTTTATCTTACTAAAATGAATAGAGTATAGCAAGGATCAAGAGTGAATTGTCTAGAGTGCAATTAAAAAGTTCTCAAATATCAAAATTTGTAAGAATAAACATAAAGTATATCTCAAATATCAAAAACCGAACTTTCAAATCTTGGAAGGATTGGTTGCCTATATCTAATCTTTTTATGAGCTTATTGTAAAATGATTCTCAACacttgattttaattttttattataaaagaGTTATTTGTTCTCTTCTCAATTACTTTTCAAAGCCTGGTTCTAACTTTCAAGAGGCAATAAAGTAAATGCAATTGAGAACAAACCCAATGTGTGTGAATTGTTCATGTATTAATTCTAGGACTCGAAACGTcacttaaaattttattatgctAACTTAGACTACTTAGCTTTATTGACCCGCAATTTGAACTTTCCCTATTcctaaaaatcaaaataattaatCAAAGGATTTCCGGGATTATATAGTTGTGTACCTGATAAATAGGGCAAGTCCTTTCATAGTTATGAACATGGCCAAAGAATGCAATGTCTACTTTGTACTTCTGCCAAAGCTTCTGCAAGTGTGCCCTTCCCTCAGGCTCTTCAAAAGATCCTTCTTTAGCATACCAATCATTGGAAGAGTATCCAAGGACACGATGAGCTGCGAAAATCAACCAAGGTTGGTGCTTTCTATCTACTGATGCAAGGCATTTTTCGATGAACTGATATTGTTCAGATCCCTCTCTCCAGTCATGCTCAGAATCAATTATGCAAAAGCGAAACATCCCATAATCTGTTTGATACCTATAAGAAGATCATGTATAGCTGGTCAGACATTTCTCCTTGGACTCTTCATCACTTAATTGCTGAAAGATGGTCTATTCCTAAAAGCTAAAACCTATCATgaaaatgctttttttttttttttggaacaagaAATGACTATTAATTCACAATTACTTTGTATAGAAAAAACAATCATAACTTTGGTTACCAGAATTTAGCTCTGTTCTCAGCAGGAACATAGTAATAGGTCTCAGCTGGTACACCACATTCTCCCCCAGAATCCTGAACGTTAAAGAATGATCCTGAATTGAGCCAATCTCGTTCATGGTTGCCACTGCATGAAGCACACATTAAATTAATCTCTTGTGGTGCGTCTCCATGTCACGAAAATTATCACCATTAGCTTCGTTTACTCACACAAAATCCTTTGGTAAACAACAGTTGATAATAATTCTTTTCATCTGTTCAAAAACTATAGTTAAATGGCCTTAATATTTTCACCAAGAATTACTGTACGAAGACTTGATACTTCAGAAAGTGTATAAGAAAAATGTTACAAAACCAAGCTAATAAAATTCGTGTTAAGCTAGTGCGTTATAGAACAATTAACAAACCTTGCAATCATAAAGGCTTTAGTCGATGTAATAGCTGCAACCTGAGCAGTGAACTGGTCCCATTGAGAGATGTATCCATTTGCATATGGGAGATCTCCTATCAAGAAAACTATGTCAATGTTGGGGAGATCTCTGATGAGTTGGTCAGTAGTATTGAGTGATCCTGGCTGATAATTTGCATACTCATTTGAACCATCACGCTCTGCCTGCAAGTAACATTAGCATGTATATATAATGAATGCATATTTTCTACCAAGAATGGCACAAATCGACAAGCATTTTGAGTAACGATATCTCATGAGCACTTTATCTTGTCAAATTATTGagtaaaaaaagtcaagaacagTTCCATTAACAAATAAGGAAGTATCATTAACATTTCTCAAAACTGTTTGATTAAATTTATCTAATAATATATGTTGCTTTTACTTAGTTCTCGTAGTTAAATAATTGCTCCCTTTTAGACAGTAGAATATTTAATCAACGTGATATAAACACTAAGATTAATTGGTTTATTTCCATTTGATAATTATGGGCATTACCTTTCCCATGTCACCAAATATTATAACTCGCTGCAATGACTCTTGCCCTGGATATGGGGAAGCTCGGAAGTAATAAGTCTTACTCCAAACATATGAACCATCCTCTAAAAGGTGACCGACCCTGTATTGATACCTGTAAAAGTCCATTATTCGTGAAACAAAATCAAGATATTTgacatgataaaaaaaaaaaatcaaggccAATATGGTGCATGAATTTTAAGTTAGGAAACTCACAAGGtgtttggccacaaattttttAAGAAACTAGTGTGAATATAACCAGGATGACGCCAACCAACTGTCCTTGCGGGAGGACCTGCAAGCAAAGGTGAGCAGCTTTAGTGGCTAGATTTAGTACACATTATTTACCATCGATTTTCAGATGCCACATAAATGCTTGTATAGCTCAAATAATTGTGACCTAATAATACCCAACTCTATTGGTAGAGACGTTAATTTAGTGACTGTACATCTAAATCTAGTAGGGATAACCTGAACCTTATGATTTGTACATCTAATTCTGATAAATAGGTGCAAATTGAATATTTTCATTGaacatatatgtatgtatgtgcataaaaatatgaattaatcttctatacattgacagtatatacactttCACCATTGGCTATATGACATATAAttcgaatttaaatttaaaatccaaATCTTACATATGTGTCGTGCATTCAATcgtgataatatatacattatcaaTGTATACGAGATTTACTCtaaaaatatatacactatcTAGCATCGATTTTCAGATGCCACATATATGCTAGGAAGGTCATCTCTTAAAGAATTTTTACGTAATACTTAGTTCTGTTTGGTTGGGATGTTAGTTAGGTTATCGTACATCGAAATCTAGCAGGAGCAACCTAAACCCAATAGCTGTTCGGATTGGTAGAAATTGTCTGATTGGGTTGCTAAATGCAAGGTGAAGTTTAAGAGATTTATGTAAAGAAAAGTCGAAATGCAATGTGGAATTGACTAATTTATTTAAGGAATTGATCATTAGATGCACAACAATATCACGACTTGGCAGTAAAAAGAGTAGAATAAAATCATACCACACAAGCTGCCTCGGTTAAAAGTTAATGTTCCTGCTGGTGAACGCATTGCAGCATGTCCCTTCCATCCCCACTCAACAAAAGGATAGGCTTCATCTATGTTATAGCCGCTTGTCCATGTTACTGTCATCTGAAACAATAATTGAAAGAAAGTAAATTAGATAGTTGAATTacattttcaaagatttaagaCAAAATAAGCATATCGAAATGAAAATCATAGATTATAgtgatttgaaaatttgataGACTCATGATCAACTATAGTTGTTAATAGAGCAAGCTCTAGTGTAGATAAGAGTAGTGGCATTATTAGAGGGCTAAATtaagtttttaaaaattaggGATCCAAATTAATTGAAGTTTAAGACAGAGAGTTTGATTCTAGTGCAGCCATTGACTACCTTCTTTGTcctcccacaaaaaaaaaaaagcaataatGTCTATTCAAATTATTTAGAACCAACCATCCTGATAAACTTACTTCATCCCAAGCCTTTCCCTGAGCAAGTCGTGGGAAAACAGGCGCTTTTGGATTTGCAAATACTATGGTATTTGAAACTGCTACCAGTTTTGGCTGCAAAAACGGACACATGAAATTATAGAAAACTAAATAACACATAAAAAGGTGcaagatagaaaaaaaaaaattggattgaGAAGCATAATCACAATTTGACCAGTTATTAACTACACAATCCACTAAGTCAAATGTTCATTCTAGATGACAAGGTAAAATAAAATAGTGATTTTGTTTGTCATAtttttaagggataatttcaaaaacctcccttgaggtttctaacaatttcactagcctcccttgaggtttgcAAAATTACACAAAACTCCCTTGAGGTTAAGGTTTGGTTAATAAAATAAGTCCAAGTAAGaaaagtaacattaaaaaagtactttaaagagagagatgaaacttttattcCATAAATACCTCTTGTAGATGTACataagttgtattagtaaaagaatgaaaataattaaaagttagaaacaATTAACACACACATTTCACTACTCAAAATGTTCACATTCAATACATTAGATAACAAATAAGTAACAAAACTATATTAATTATCACAAGATTCAGCAAAACAGACCAATCATCTCTCTTCAACCTGAGATTTGCTATGATTCTTATAATTTTGAACAGAAAAAGGTTTTGAATTtagcttttcttttcccttctttctcttttacttccacaaaattattttataaccATCATAACTTTAagatttttaaagaaaatatcctcttgaacaactttcaAGAGAGGTAAGTATAATTTgataaacctcaagggaggctGGTAAAATTGTTactcaggggaggtttatgcAATTATCCCTACTCCATTTCTCCAATAATGAGTTTCTTCATTCTATATTCACAGTTATACGGTACACTAATGCTTAACTTGGTTGAGATACGAAACTAAAAATTTACATTTAGTCCAATCCAGTACGCCCCAGTCCATTCATAAATGGTTATTTCAAAGGCAAGACCATTAGTGATGTAACACACTAAAATGTGTACAAAATGATGGCTCCATGTTGACAAGAATAACCAACGAATCAATTACATGgcagggaaaaaaaagagaaaaggataaACCAAAAGAGTTAGGGCTTAAATTAGTCAACATTAGCAACATATTATACACCAAAAAAAATGACCCTACATTTAGTAAAATAGTAATTAACTATAAATCCATTGTCCTACTTAAAAAGGCAGACTTTAAATATGATTTACGACAGCTGGACAGAATTATATACagtgaaaggaaagaaaaaaaggtacAAATGGTAGAAAAGATGACGTTACTGACATTTGACAATCCTCCGGAGAACAATGCAAACGAGAAATCAGATCGCTGATTGATCAACTGGAAAGTGAGTGAAGTTTTGCCTGTTGAGGTGTAGTACGGGTTGGAGTCATTTGCATATTTGTACTGTCAAGAAAAACATTTtgaattggttagaaaaagtTTCAACTATTTCCATATATTGGTTAGGGCTAAATTGTGCCCCAAAAAATAAAGGTAAAATTGCAGTGACATCCTC
Protein-coding sequences here:
- the LOC113696791 gene encoding nucleotide pyrophosphatase/phosphodiesterase-like, translated to MGKPYLGLVALFWVVSSLLCFITSPSASAADIHGGEQPLAKIAIHKTVLALRDSASIFASPSLLGKTDEDTEWITVELVNKDPAEDDWVGVFSPAKFNDSLCYPTLEDSYEESPYICTAPIKYKYANDSNPYYTSTGKTSLTFQLINQRSDFSFALFSGGLSNPKLVAVSNTIVFANPKAPVFPRLAQGKAWDEMTVTWTSGYNIDEAYPFVEWGWKGHAAMRSPAGTLTFNRGSLCGPPARTVGWRHPGYIHTSFLKNLWPNTLYQYRVGHLLEDGSYVWSKTYYFRASPYPGQESLQRVIIFGDMGKAERDGSNEYANYQPGSLNTTDQLIRDLPNIDIVFLIGDLPYANGYISQWDQFTAQVAAITSTKAFMIASGNHERDWLNSGSFFNVQDSGGECGVPAETYYYVPAENRAKFWYQTDYGMFRFCIIDSEHDWREGSEQYQFIEKCLASVDRKHQPWLIFAAHRVLGYSSNDWYAKEGSFEEPEGRAHLQKLWQKYKVDIAFFGHVHNYERTCPIYQNQCVKDGKSHYSGVVNGTIHVIVGGGGSHLSQFTPTNTFWSLYKDYDWGFVKLTAFNRSSLLFEYKKSRDGEVYDSFTISRDYRDVLACVHDGCEFTTLAS